A window from Zavarzinia compransoris encodes these proteins:
- the ftsE gene encoding cell division ATP-binding protein FtsE, producing the protein MVRFDNVGMRYGVGQEVLRDVSFELPRGSFTYLTGASGAGKSSLLKLMFLAHRPSRGMIEILGQDLSRLPRPAMPALRRQIGVVYQDFRLIDHMSVFDNVALPLRVAGNPEPDIRAHVEELLGWVGLADRIRATPPELSGGEQQRVAIARAVIARPRLLLADEPTGSVDPDMGDRLMHLFLELNRIGTTILIATHDIAMMERHRAAVLRLVRGELVLGGHG; encoded by the coding sequence ATGGTCCGCTTCGACAATGTCGGGATGCGCTATGGCGTCGGTCAGGAGGTGTTGCGTGACGTCTCCTTCGAACTGCCGCGCGGTTCCTTCACCTATCTGACCGGGGCCAGCGGGGCGGGCAAGTCCTCGCTGCTCAAGCTGATGTTCCTCGCGCATCGGCCCTCGCGCGGCATGATCGAGATCCTGGGGCAGGATCTGTCGCGCCTGCCGCGCCCGGCGATGCCGGCGCTGCGCCGGCAGATCGGCGTCGTCTACCAGGATTTCCGCCTGATCGACCATATGAGCGTGTTCGACAATGTCGCCCTGCCCCTGCGCGTCGCCGGCAATCCCGAACCGGATATCCGCGCCCATGTCGAGGAATTGCTCGGCTGGGTCGGGCTGGCCGACCGCATCCGCGCCACCCCGCCCGAATTGTCCGGCGGCGAGCAGCAGCGGGTGGCGATCGCCCGCGCCGTCATCGCCCGCCCGCGCCTGCTCCTGGCCGACGAGCCGACCGGCAGCGTCGATCCCGACATGGGCGACCGCCTGATGCATCTCTTCCTCGAACTGAACCGCATCGGCACCACGATCCTGATCGCTACTCACGATATCGCCATGATGGAGCGGCACCGCGCCGCCGTGCTGCGCCTCGTCCGCGGCGAACTGGTGCTCGGCGGGCACGGCTGA
- a CDS encoding DUF3426 domain-containing protein — translation MIITCPSCSTRYLLPPAALSASGRDVRCARCGHVWFQAPPADLPRTVDLIEPLRQHGAGGIAAAEPVRNLPGPPLAPARHGAALGWLLFIVVLAGGLGAAALYRDRIVEAWPPSGKLFELVGLPVTAYGLSLSDPVSERSTEGSAEILTVSGTIQSTLVTARPVPPVWVSLTDGGGRVLRRELAVAEPAVLPAGGEARYKVRFAAPPTEATRVAVTFGETP, via the coding sequence ATGATCATCACCTGCCCATCCTGCAGCACAAGATACCTGCTGCCTCCGGCCGCGCTCAGCGCGTCGGGGCGGGACGTCCGCTGTGCGCGCTGCGGCCATGTCTGGTTCCAGGCGCCGCCCGCCGACCTGCCGCGCACCGTCGACCTGATCGAACCCCTGCGCCAGCACGGCGCGGGCGGTATCGCCGCCGCAGAACCCGTGCGCAACCTGCCGGGGCCCCCGCTGGCGCCGGCGCGCCATGGCGCCGCGCTCGGTTGGCTGCTGTTCATCGTCGTGCTGGCCGGCGGCCTCGGTGCCGCCGCGCTCTACCGCGACCGCATCGTCGAGGCCTGGCCGCCCTCGGGCAAATTGTTCGAACTGGTCGGCCTGCCGGTCACCGCCTACGGCCTCAGCCTGTCCGATCCGGTCAGCGAGCGCTCGACCGAGGGCAGCGCCGAAATCCTGACCGTTTCCGGCACCATCCAGTCGACCCTGGTGACCGCCCGGCCGGTGCCCCCGGTCTGGGTCAGCCTGACCGACGGCGGCGGCCGGGTGCTGCGCCGCGAACTGGCCGTCGCCGAGCCCGCCGTGCTGCCGGCTGGCGGCGAGGCCCGCTACAAGGTGCGCTTCGCCGCACCCCCCACCGAGGCGACAAGGGTCGCCGTGACCTTCGGAGAGACTCCATGA
- a CDS encoding cell division protein FtsX: MIGRSLNLLPRGALSNRLVPAIIAVMVLLLTLAAAAAIAIDSSLASFQAELAGRYTVELPTAEAGAVDEETVARVVDLLAETEGVLAAEVVPQPTMQRLLEPWLGRDAAVGDLPLPVLIDIVATPDTRLEPAALAARIETVVKGARVEAAVDSLDEIAEIAAAIEGGAYAVVALVGFCLVAVVVFATGAGLAAHHGIVEIVHQIGARERAVAREFEGHFLRLGLVGGALGALVGGLALYGLALYAASLDSPFLPALDDLLASLLPLAGLPVAVGLLTMATAGITVTRALRRMV, encoded by the coding sequence ATGATCGGACGTTCTCTCAACCTGCTGCCGCGGGGTGCGCTGTCCAACCGGCTGGTGCCCGCGATCATCGCCGTCATGGTCCTGCTGCTGACGCTGGCCGCCGCCGCCGCCATCGCCATCGACAGTTCGCTGGCCAGCTTCCAGGCCGAACTGGCCGGGCGCTATACCGTCGAACTGCCGACCGCCGAGGCCGGCGCGGTCGACGAGGAGACCGTCGCCCGCGTCGTCGACCTCCTGGCCGAGACCGAGGGCGTGCTGGCCGCCGAAGTCGTGCCCCAGCCGACCATGCAGCGCCTGCTGGAACCCTGGCTCGGCCGCGATGCCGCGGTCGGCGACCTGCCCCTGCCGGTCCTGATCGACATCGTCGCCACCCCGGACACGCGGCTGGAACCGGCGGCGCTGGCCGCCCGCATCGAAACCGTGGTCAAGGGTGCCCGGGTCGAGGCCGCGGTCGACAGCCTGGACGAGATCGCGGAAATCGCCGCCGCGATCGAGGGCGGGGCCTATGCGGTGGTCGCCCTGGTCGGCTTCTGCCTTGTCGCCGTCGTCGTCTTCGCGACCGGCGCCGGCCTTGCCGCCCATCACGGCATCGTCGAGATCGTGCATCAGATCGGCGCCCGGGAACGCGCCGTCGCGCGCGAATTCGAGGGGCATTTCCTGCGCCTCGGGCTGGTCGGCGGCGCGTTGGGCGCCCTGGTCGGCGGGCTTGCCCTCTATGGCCTGGCGCTTTACGCCGCCTCGCTCGATTCGCCCTTCCTGCCGGCGCTGGACGATCTTCTGGCCAGCCTGCTGCCGCTGGCCGGCCTGCCGGTCGCCGTCGGCCTGCTGACCATGGCGACGGCGGGGATCACCGTCACCCGCGCGCTGCGCAGGATGGTCTGA
- the hpt gene encoding hypoxanthine phosphoribosyltransferase, with protein sequence MTRPVPKGKTVRTLFDADVIDARVKTLAKEVVAKLGKEFVVVPVLKGSFMFAADLLRALHAEGAEVEVDFVILSSYGDRTTSSGQVTVQRDISIIVRDKQLLIVDDILESGRTLSFAKDLMAARGASVELCVLLDKPKRRENNLQADFVGFECPERFVVGYGMDVANCFRELPFIGVVEN encoded by the coding sequence ATGACCCGGCCTGTGCCCAAGGGCAAGACCGTCCGCACCCTGTTCGACGCCGATGTCATCGACGCCCGCGTGAAGACGCTGGCCAAGGAAGTCGTGGCCAAGCTCGGCAAGGAATTCGTGGTCGTGCCCGTGCTGAAGGGCAGCTTCATGTTCGCCGCCGACCTGCTGCGCGCCCTTCACGCCGAAGGCGCCGAGGTCGAGGTCGATTTCGTCATCCTGTCGTCCTACGGCGACCGCACCACCAGTTCGGGGCAGGTCACGGTCCAGCGCGACATCAGCATCATCGTCCGCGACAAGCAGCTGCTGATCGTCGACGATATCCTCGAATCGGGCCGCACCCTGTCCTTCGCCAAGGACCTGATGGCGGCGCGCGGGGCCTCGGTCGAACTCTGCGTCCTGCTCGACAAGCCGAAGCGGCGCGAGAACAACCTCCAGGCCGATTTCGTCGGCTTCGAATGCCCGGAACGCTTCGTCGTCGGCTATGGCATGGATGTCGCCAACTGCTTCCGCGAACTGCCCTTCATCGGCGTGGTGGAGAACTGA
- a CDS encoding YdcF family protein produces MRSLRLVFLILAFLAGAYAWFLGRIPTAVSDPERRTDGIVVLTGGALRLDEAAQIMAAGRARRLLISGVSTDSKPEDIRERLPALPDDLFRCCVDLGYQARNTIGNAEEAAAWARSHGMATLRVVTAAYHMPRTLVELDRALPGVELVPHPVFPERVFESGSLPPVTAPLEFAKFVAALLRRRLSEASPPQPERTAPPAESAAPAPADTLPPLRPETP; encoded by the coding sequence ATGCGCAGCCTGCGCCTGGTCTTTCTCATCCTCGCCTTTCTCGCCGGGGCCTATGCCTGGTTCCTCGGCCGGATTCCGACCGCGGTCAGCGACCCCGAACGCCGGACCGACGGCATCGTGGTCCTGACCGGCGGCGCGCTCCGCCTCGACGAAGCGGCGCAGATCATGGCCGCGGGCCGGGCCCGGCGCCTGCTGATCTCCGGCGTCTCGACCGACAGCAAGCCCGAGGATATCCGCGAGCGCCTGCCCGCCCTGCCGGACGATCTGTTCCGCTGCTGCGTCGATCTCGGCTATCAGGCGCGCAACACCATCGGCAATGCGGAAGAGGCGGCGGCCTGGGCCCGGTCCCACGGCATGGCGACGCTGCGCGTGGTCACCGCCGCCTATCACATGCCGCGCACCCTGGTCGAACTGGACCGGGCCCTGCCCGGGGTCGAACTGGTGCCGCACCCGGTATTCCCCGAACGGGTATTCGAGAGCGGTTCGCTGCCCCCCGTGACAGCGCCGCTGGAATTCGCCAAATTCGTCGCCGCCCTGCTGCGCCGCCGCCTGAGCGAGGCATCGCCGCCGCAACCGGAACGGACCGCCCCGCCCGCGGAGAGCGCGGCGCCCGCCCCGGCCGACACCCTGCCGCCCCTGAGACCGGAAACGCCCTGA
- a CDS encoding lysophospholipid acyltransferase family protein, with protein MTLLTWFRSAVFNLYFYAWTALSALVLSPALVMPRNLGMLAARFWVGGVNLGLRLICGITVEVKGRERLANGPVLIAAKHQSAWDTIALLSICGMPAVVLKRELTWIPLYGWYILVMRMIPIDRSAGAKALKDMVRRAKAAAAGGRSVLIFPQGTRVAVGTKAPYQPGVAALYAQLGLPCVPVALNSGLVWPRRAFRRPPGRITVEFLPPIPPGLRRDPFMTSLEAQVEAASDALAAVAKAGPPA; from the coding sequence ATGACCTTGCTGACCTGGTTTCGATCGGCCGTCTTCAACCTTTATTTCTACGCCTGGACCGCGCTGTCGGCCCTGGTGCTGTCGCCGGCGCTGGTGATGCCGCGCAATCTCGGCATGCTGGCCGCCCGCTTCTGGGTCGGCGGGGTCAACCTCGGCCTCAGGCTGATCTGCGGCATCACGGTTGAGGTCAAGGGGCGCGAGCGCCTGGCCAACGGCCCGGTGCTGATCGCCGCCAAGCACCAGTCGGCCTGGGATACGATCGCGCTTCTGTCGATCTGCGGCATGCCCGCGGTCGTGCTCAAGCGCGAGCTGACCTGGATCCCGCTCTACGGCTGGTACATCCTGGTCATGCGCATGATCCCGATCGACCGTTCCGCCGGCGCCAAGGCGCTGAAGGACATGGTGCGCCGGGCCAAGGCTGCCGCCGCCGGGGGCCGTTCCGTGCTGATCTTCCCGCAAGGGACGCGGGTCGCCGTCGGCACCAAGGCCCCCTATCAGCCGGGGGTCGCCGCCCTTTACGCCCAATTGGGCCTGCCTTGCGTGCCGGTCGCGCTCAATTCCGGCCTGGTCTGGCCGCGCCGGGCGTTCCGCCGGCCGCCGGGCCGGATCACCGTCGAATTCCTGCCGCCGATCCCGCCGGGCCTGCGCCGCGATCCCTTCATGACCTCGCTCGAAGCCCAGGTCGAAGCCGCCTCCGACGCCCTGGCCGCGGTTGCCAAGGCCGGGCCGCCGGCCTAA
- a CDS encoding HAD hydrolase-like protein: MARLVILERDGVLAADRAGGIRNPGELALLPGAGRALARLNAAGTLTAVVTRQPLLGRGPLDEAMLARLHDHLRDLLAAEGARLDRIGHVGVAPGGPPAPPALAPIRALLQDFRCPPDRAVLVGHCLDDLQAAAAAGVARILVQTGRGRTTQGAGIPRDLLPLRVAGDLAAAVDLILGVGQEDG, from the coding sequence ATGGCGCGGCTGGTGATTCTCGAACGCGACGGCGTGCTGGCCGCCGACCGGGCCGGGGGCATCCGCAACCCGGGCGAACTGGCGCTTCTGCCCGGCGCCGGGCGGGCGCTGGCCCGGCTGAACGCGGCCGGAACGCTGACCGCGGTGGTCACCCGCCAGCCCCTGCTCGGCCGGGGTCCGCTCGACGAGGCCATGCTGGCGCGCCTGCACGACCACCTGCGCGACCTGCTCGCCGCCGAGGGGGCGCGGCTCGACCGGATCGGCCATGTCGGGGTCGCCCCGGGCGGGCCGCCGGCGCCGCCCGCGCTGGCCCCGATTCGCGCCCTGCTGCAGGATTTCCGCTGCCCGCCCGACCGGGCGGTGCTGGTCGGCCATTGCCTGGACGACCTCCAGGCCGCCGCGGCGGCGGGTGTCGCCCGCATCCTGGTGCAGACCGGGCGCGGCCGCACCACCCAGGGCGCCGGCATCCCGCGCGACCTGCTGCCGCTCCGGGTCGCGGGCGATCTGGCGGCGGCGGTCGACCTCATCCTGGGCGTCGGACAGGAGGACGGGTGA